One genomic window of Nitrosomonas sp. Is35 includes the following:
- a CDS encoding multicopper oxidase domain-containing protein, translating into MKEQIIKFNKHIAAMAVVMLFAVAFLSSSMAMAAVHSFNFTAKTLPNGQLGYATGGGDAEAVIPGPALFVKQGDTIQITLTNNTAADVGFTVPGLVNSNSAKTTPGQTQNYTLHANKTGTYVYHGDNNGKELLGLFGAIIVDKKNGPIDSFVNGDGSIVPVTQADLDKQFVLFMVGSTFWGTEISADGVQKPLWAAPDLGAVENDLVRFHVLAIGPGHTFHLHAHRWLKTDTATVIDTKLLNDGTDTHSFTIKAGSGVGPGDWQFHCHLIAHMEAGMHGSFRVDPAGGDGHSVVGASPYGNILLGARPSEPGVVTLEVSDEPASWFRSPRGDAIVGLPFDIKTKSLEVMYPGSSVNFVMSDTNGVHTISSLLWPSGAHHMPFDQSAAYRGGGIVKLTTPGLYVFTCKVHPYMFGAVIVDDPETEGLDLGNPAMDYKIDLVTGIAGLPTSSDLAVRLLRTFFVATSPSNWQDYSTGIWNLKFPTLPVRISGAPFGNIEDGGLALALSALNVIDAPLAVGAAPEKPGVGEVWVNTQFEKTAGKYKPGTTTVVDTTNWTVKRKVALPEINNNNPHNMWTNRDQSVIYQTQWFDTKLSMINRETGALIKNITVGNTPSHVVTLPSNDDLTIAINGENGVAIIPAGTTSVSKMLPTQAHGHTSANPHGHWVSADGTKIVTPNINTNDIGIYGATGGIHARTPTGNNAPGAHPIAIGMMPDSSKIYAANLLHHSLSVVDGANGALLKTINLIADYNPIDGSFADNDGNGAIAVGVLPIQSPVSPDGKAVVIAATGGQIVIVDTKTDKIVKMLPCDPGCHGANFGAKEGGGYYAYVTTKFGNRLTVVDIDPDNNGDISDAHIAGYVSLVDTPSTAKDDTVSSLPGFGGQGVLAVPNVYNGWVQNLPDVWKSGLTAAQRNPVGH; encoded by the coding sequence ATGAAAGAACAGATTATAAAATTCAATAAACACATTGCGGCAATGGCGGTTGTTATGCTATTTGCCGTCGCATTCTTATCATCATCGATGGCAATGGCCGCAGTTCATAGCTTTAATTTCACAGCCAAAACTCTGCCTAACGGTCAATTAGGCTATGCCACGGGCGGCGGCGATGCGGAAGCCGTCATTCCAGGCCCGGCCTTATTTGTCAAACAAGGCGATACCATCCAAATCACGTTGACTAATAACACCGCAGCCGATGTCGGTTTCACTGTCCCAGGTTTGGTGAATAGCAATAGCGCAAAGACCACACCGGGTCAAACGCAAAACTACACATTGCACGCCAATAAAACCGGTACCTATGTTTATCATGGCGATAACAACGGTAAAGAGTTACTAGGGCTGTTCGGCGCCATCATCGTCGACAAAAAGAACGGTCCGATCGATAGTTTCGTCAACGGCGATGGCAGCATCGTTCCAGTTACACAGGCCGATCTCGACAAACAATTTGTGTTATTCATGGTCGGCTCGACATTCTGGGGTACCGAAATATCCGCGGATGGCGTGCAGAAACCGCTTTGGGCAGCCCCTGATTTAGGCGCGGTTGAAAACGATCTGGTACGTTTCCATGTGCTGGCGATAGGACCTGGCCACACGTTCCACTTGCATGCGCACCGCTGGCTCAAGACCGATACCGCAACGGTCATCGACACCAAATTGCTGAATGACGGTACCGATACTCACAGCTTCACCATTAAAGCCGGTAGCGGGGTTGGTCCGGGCGACTGGCAATTCCATTGCCACTTGATCGCGCATATGGAAGCAGGTATGCATGGCAGTTTCCGCGTTGATCCGGCGGGTGGAGACGGACACAGTGTTGTCGGTGCATCGCCTTATGGCAATATCTTGCTAGGCGCGCGTCCATCCGAGCCGGGTGTCGTAACGTTGGAAGTCAGCGACGAACCGGCCAGCTGGTTTAGAAGCCCTCGTGGAGACGCCATCGTCGGATTGCCTTTCGACATTAAAACCAAATCGCTGGAAGTCATGTATCCCGGCAGCAGCGTAAACTTCGTCATGTCCGATACCAATGGCGTACATACCATCAGCTCGCTGTTATGGCCTAGCGGCGCGCATCACATGCCATTTGACCAAAGTGCCGCCTACCGTGGCGGTGGTATCGTTAAACTGACGACACCAGGACTGTATGTGTTTACTTGTAAAGTACATCCGTACATGTTCGGTGCGGTGATTGTCGATGATCCGGAAACCGAAGGACTCGATTTAGGTAACCCGGCAATGGATTATAAGATCGACTTGGTTACCGGCATTGCTGGATTACCTACCAGCAGCGATCTGGCCGTTCGTTTATTAAGAACGTTCTTCGTGGCTACCTCACCCAGCAATTGGCAGGATTATTCCACCGGTATCTGGAACTTAAAATTTCCAACTTTACCGGTTAGAATTTCCGGCGCACCGTTTGGAAACATTGAAGATGGCGGTTTAGCCTTAGCGTTATCCGCACTGAATGTAATCGATGCGCCTTTAGCCGTTGGCGCAGCACCCGAAAAACCCGGTGTTGGGGAAGTGTGGGTTAACACGCAATTTGAAAAAACTGCTGGAAAATACAAACCCGGCACCACGACAGTAGTAGACACCACCAACTGGACGGTTAAACGGAAGGTTGCATTGCCGGAAATCAACAACAACAATCCGCATAACATGTGGACCAATCGCGATCAATCGGTGATTTATCAAACCCAGTGGTTCGATACCAAGTTATCGATGATTAACCGTGAAACGGGCGCCTTGATCAAAAATATCACCGTTGGCAATACGCCATCGCATGTGGTGACACTGCCTTCCAACGATGATCTTACCATTGCGATCAACGGCGAGAACGGTGTTGCGATAATTCCCGCCGGCACCACCAGTGTCAGCAAAATGCTGCCGACTCAGGCGCATGGCCACACTTCAGCCAATCCGCATGGTCATTGGGTAAGCGCTGATGGCACCAAGATTGTGACACCGAACATTAACACCAATGATATCGGTATTTATGGTGCTACTGGCGGAATCCATGCACGTACCCCAACGGGAAATAATGCCCCGGGCGCTCATCCGATCGCCATCGGTATGATGCCGGATTCCAGCAAAATCTACGCAGCGAACCTGTTGCATCATTCGCTATCGGTTGTTGATGGCGCAAACGGCGCATTGTTGAAAACCATCAATTTGATTGCGGATTACAATCCTATCGATGGCAGTTTTGCCGACAATGATGGCAACGGAGCGATAGCAGTGGGTGTTCTGCCGATTCAATCACCGGTATCTCCGGATGGTAAGGCCGTCGTGATCGCTGCTACTGGCGGACAAATTGTCATCGTCGATACCAAGACTGACAAAATCGTCAAAATGTTGCCTTGCGATCCGGGCTGCCATGGCGCCAACTTTGGCGCGAAAGAAGGTGGCGGTTACTACGCTTACGTTACCACCAAATTCGGTAACCGGCTGACGGTGGTTGATATCGATCCGGACAATAACGGTGATATCAGCGATGCGCATATTGCTGGCTATGTTTCTCTGGTGGATACCCCAAGCACCGCTAAGGATGACACGGTGAGCAGCTTGCCTGGATTCGGCGGACAGGGCGTTCTGGCTGTACCGAATGTCTACAACGGCTGGGTGCAAAACCTGCCGGATGTATGGAAAAGCGGTTTAACAGCTGCACAACGCAATCCTGTAGGACATTAA
- a CDS encoding multicopper oxidase domain-containing protein, whose protein sequence is MSFQINQSSCDMPLSQSAIETAKIPYRSLCARAAAGFVLAMSISFIGADKSYAAEHVIEMTAKDISDDGFGNKLLAYQMLSHKIDGLDVTDRYSNAPTIPGPIIELTEGDKVKLTLLNAIDPAYPVAGVSKQVSVHVHGVHYKILSDGTLRVINRKLDEGAGEGPEDTFASYEYEWDVAPGTAGTWPYHDHNYENHNGSEHKGLFGAIIVNPAATPRPQNSYKFSKEYVLYLGDDAFWGVEIDSTTKKQTKHGVNPTLNAPKNTDVRFHLIALGTDLHNFSLNNYKWFDPGTHNLINQVAIGPLEKHVFVIRSKNSTQYVDNNFSNKLLGMKGSFIVD, encoded by the coding sequence ATGTCGTTTCAAATTAATCAATCGAGTTGTGACATGCCGCTTTCACAGAGCGCCATCGAAACAGCAAAGATTCCATACCGCTCGTTATGCGCACGAGCTGCCGCCGGCTTTGTCCTGGCAATGTCGATATCCTTTATCGGCGCGGATAAGAGTTATGCCGCCGAACATGTGATCGAAATGACTGCCAAAGATATTTCAGACGATGGTTTCGGCAATAAATTGCTGGCATATCAAATGCTCAGCCATAAGATCGATGGCCTGGATGTTACGGACAGATACAGTAATGCCCCTACCATCCCTGGACCGATTATCGAGCTAACCGAAGGCGACAAGGTTAAGTTAACCCTTTTAAACGCGATTGACCCTGCCTATCCCGTAGCAGGAGTGAGTAAGCAAGTAAGCGTGCATGTTCATGGCGTTCATTACAAAATCTTGAGCGATGGCACGCTTAGAGTGATCAATAGAAAACTGGACGAGGGAGCCGGAGAAGGCCCTGAAGATACCTTCGCATCGTATGAATACGAATGGGATGTTGCACCTGGAACCGCTGGAACATGGCCATACCACGATCACAATTACGAAAATCATAACGGATCGGAACACAAAGGCTTGTTTGGCGCAATCATTGTCAATCCGGCAGCAACACCCAGACCGCAGAATAGTTATAAGTTTTCAAAAGAATATGTCCTCTATCTCGGAGACGATGCGTTCTGGGGTGTTGAAATCGATAGCACAACCAAAAAGCAAACCAAGCATGGCGTCAATCCAACGCTCAACGCACCTAAAAACACCGATGTGCGGTTTCATCTCATCGCTTTAGGCACGGATCTCCACAATTTCAGCCTGAATAACTACAAATGGTTTGATCCGGGTACACATAATCTTATCAATCAAGTTGCAATCGGCCCCCTGGAAAAACATGTATTCGTTATCCGGTCTAAAAACAGCACGCAATACGTGGATAACAATTTTTCAAACAAATTACTGGGCATGAAAGGCAGCTTCATTGTTGATTAA
- a CDS encoding response regulator transcription factor codes for MVEESQTKIRLLVAESFELVRIGLRSLFESHHSIRLVAEASSIEDLFKLAAQHKPDIVLMDLQLSGGNYAEHITKLLHACPQSKVLAFSHQNSEQTHLKTFRSGAMGIISKHHSSDLLLKAIHAIHAGQIWFDRNVTKLLWQAQFDSNPPIEIQTDKRSSEQPKLSDSERHIAYLACKGLSAKEISAQLLVTEKTVRNQLSVIYRKIGVKKQIELCLKAPLYNYFKESYLLGTFFPQDHEK; via the coding sequence ATGGTCGAGGAGTCTCAGACAAAAATACGTCTCTTGGTGGCTGAAAGTTTTGAGCTCGTGCGCATTGGCTTGCGTTCACTGTTTGAAAGCCACCATTCCATCCGCCTCGTTGCAGAGGCCAGCTCAATCGAAGACTTATTCAAGCTGGCGGCGCAGCACAAGCCGGATATCGTTCTCATGGATTTACAGCTGAGCGGTGGTAACTATGCCGAACATATCACCAAATTGCTGCATGCCTGTCCGCAAAGCAAGGTACTGGCTTTTTCTCATCAGAATAGCGAACAAACGCATCTAAAAACCTTTCGTTCCGGAGCGATGGGTATTATCAGCAAGCATCACTCTTCCGATTTGCTGTTGAAAGCGATTCATGCCATTCATGCGGGACAAATCTGGTTCGATCGCAACGTCACCAAACTGCTCTGGCAAGCGCAGTTTGATTCCAATCCACCAATAGAAATACAAACCGACAAGCGCTCGTCGGAGCAACCCAAATTAAGCGATAGTGAACGCCATATTGCCTATCTGGCATGTAAAGGCTTATCGGCGAAAGAAATCAGCGCGCAATTACTGGTCACGGAAAAAACGGTCAGGAACCAACTTTCTGTTATTTATAGAAAAATTGGTGTAAAGAAACAAATCGAGCTGTGCCTCAAAGCACCGCTGTATAACTACTTCAAAGAATCCTACCTTCTTGGGACATTCTTCCCACAAGATCACGAAAAATAG
- a CDS encoding response regulator transcription factor translates to MDRLHHKVRVLVAENFDLIRIGLRALFKDHTSMHLVAETSDIANLFALVAEHRPDVALIDWQLSECADAEHICKLTRLHPQTKVLAFSDCISEPINLLAFHAGASGIISKHQSTQALLNAINAVHAGETWFNRDTMEPQQQQVRSGSDPLAEVRCNDNIWAHPKFSNCERRIAFLASQGLSAKEISARLDITEKTVRNQLSAIYRKTGVKKQIELCLIAFQFDHFK, encoded by the coding sequence ATGGATAGATTACATCATAAAGTTCGCGTGCTTGTTGCAGAAAATTTTGATCTTATTCGCATTGGCTTACGCGCCTTATTCAAGGATCACACTTCCATGCATCTGGTCGCCGAGACCAGCGATATCGCAAATCTTTTTGCGCTGGTGGCAGAGCATCGTCCCGATGTGGCGCTCATTGATTGGCAGCTAAGTGAATGCGCCGATGCTGAGCACATTTGCAAATTAACGCGCTTGCACCCCCAGACCAAGGTGCTGGCATTTTCCGATTGCATCAGCGAACCGATCAATTTACTCGCATTCCATGCCGGCGCATCGGGGATTATCAGCAAGCACCAATCCACTCAAGCGCTGCTGAATGCCATCAATGCAGTTCACGCGGGAGAAACCTGGTTTAACCGTGACACCATGGAGCCGCAGCAACAACAGGTGCGATCCGGCTCCGATCCACTGGCAGAAGTACGCTGCAATGACAACATTTGGGCTCACCCTAAATTCAGCAACTGCGAACGCCGCATTGCCTTTCTGGCGAGTCAAGGTTTATCCGCCAAAGAAATCAGTGCGCGGCTGGATATCACGGAAAAAACTGTTCGTAACCAATTATCAGCAATCTATAGAAAAACCGGCGTCAAAAAACAAATTGAATTATGTTTAATAGCTTTTCAATTTGATCACTTCAAATAA
- a CDS encoding PEP-CTERM sorting domain-containing protein, which translates to MKFEMKKSHVAKAVVLALCGTFAASAQALPTVISGFGTTSATIADAGYFSPAGALGLSFMGREFVNHGTFASNWSLNANSSSVAVADSVTGSNPLGTVSFPVGGSISVSTNLGSSGWNLLETVSIPTSGHVAVTIQLTNNTGADATNVQWSVGVDPDQGIPGGVGFGTTNEILGTGNASAVKATSLDGWSLTLANTTSAGAFDIAGYVDPFSCCAPIDAATIFSAGQTVGNYGFSDSSINLAFALGDIANGGKSQVIGYEYIMAVPEPETYAMLLAGLGLIGFSARRRISA; encoded by the coding sequence ATGAAATTCGAAATGAAAAAAAGCCACGTTGCAAAAGCTGTAGTGCTGGCTTTATGCGGTACATTCGCTGCTTCCGCACAAGCTCTACCAACCGTGATTAGCGGTTTTGGCACAACTTCCGCTACAATTGCCGACGCAGGTTATTTCTCACCTGCTGGCGCACTCGGCTTAAGTTTCATGGGCAGAGAATTTGTTAATCATGGCACATTTGCATCTAATTGGTCGCTCAATGCCAATAGCTCATCTGTTGCCGTTGCTGATTCGGTGACCGGTAGCAATCCGTTAGGAACGGTTTCTTTTCCCGTAGGCGGCAGCATTTCCGTTAGTACCAATCTTGGTAGCAGTGGCTGGAATCTGCTTGAGACAGTCAGTATTCCAACGAGCGGTCACGTAGCTGTTACAATTCAATTGACCAACAACACTGGTGCTGATGCTACCAATGTGCAATGGAGCGTTGGTGTTGATCCTGACCAAGGCATTCCAGGCGGCGTCGGATTTGGCACAACAAATGAGATCCTGGGAACAGGCAACGCTTCTGCTGTAAAAGCGACCAGTCTGGATGGATGGTCTTTAACCCTGGCTAACACCACCAGTGCAGGTGCATTTGACATTGCTGGGTATGTTGATCCGTTTAGCTGCTGCGCTCCTATTGATGCTGCTACCATTTTCTCTGCTGGACAAACGGTTGGAAATTACGGTTTTTCGGATAGCTCAATCAACTTGGCTTTTGCATTAGGTGATATTGCTAACGGGGGTAAATCTCAGGTAATCGGCTACGAATACATCATGGCTGTTCCAGAACCAGAAACCTATGCAATGTTGCTGGCTGGCTTAGGTTTGATTGGCTTCTCAGCACGCCGCCGTATCAGTGCTTAA
- a CDS encoding inositol monophosphatase family protein: MHPMLTIAVKAARRAGSIINQASQNLDLLNVSKKSHSDYVSEVDGAAEEAIIKVLQTAYPDHAILAEESGHRGDQKNSEYQWIIDPLDGTTNFLHGFPKYSVSIALKHKGALSHAVVYDPTNNELFTASRGCGAFLNDRRIRVAKRTKLDDCLIGTGLPFRDLTHIDAYFAMLKDLVPRIAGIRRPGSAALDLAYVACGRYDGFWEIGLAPWDMAAGCLLITEAGGLVGDLEGNETQLESGQIIAGNPKIFGHLLQVIAPHLTPALIEVQRAAKSQ, encoded by the coding sequence ATGCATCCCATGCTGACCATCGCGGTGAAAGCCGCGCGCCGTGCCGGTAGTATTATCAATCAGGCATCTCAAAATCTGGATCTACTCAATGTATCGAAAAAATCGCACAGCGATTATGTCAGCGAGGTCGATGGCGCGGCTGAGGAAGCTATTATCAAGGTGCTGCAAACCGCTTATCCCGATCATGCGATTCTGGCGGAAGAAAGCGGGCACCGGGGCGATCAGAAGAATTCAGAATATCAGTGGATTATCGATCCTCTGGATGGCACGACCAATTTCTTGCACGGTTTTCCGAAGTACTCGGTTTCCATCGCACTCAAGCATAAAGGTGCATTGAGTCATGCCGTGGTTTACGATCCGACGAATAATGAATTATTTACCGCTAGCCGGGGATGCGGCGCCTTTCTGAACGATCGCCGCATTCGCGTCGCTAAACGCACCAAGCTGGATGATTGCCTGATCGGCACGGGCTTGCCGTTTCGTGATTTGACGCATATCGATGCGTATTTTGCCATGTTGAAAGATCTTGTGCCGCGCATTGCGGGAATCCGCCGTCCCGGTTCTGCCGCATTGGATTTGGCGTATGTCGCGTGCGGCCGCTACGATGGTTTCTGGGAAATCGGTTTGGCGCCATGGGACATGGCGGCCGGATGTTTGTTGATTACTGAAGCGGGCGGGTTGGTCGGTGATCTGGAAGGCAATGAAACACAATTGGAAAGCGGTCAGATAATTGCCGGAAATCCCAAGATATTCGGGCACTTGCTGCAAGTGATCGCGCCGCATCTCACACCGGCGCTGATCGAAGTGCAGCGCGCGGCAAAATCTCAATGA
- the scpB gene encoding SMC-Scp complex subunit ScpB, giving the protein MSVRSMPPEYSQPEVQDSLSPAKTRQILEVALLTTQEPLPVSELRKLFNNELSAAVLANLLEEIREQWRDSGIELVTVASGWRFQTKAEMQPYLERLTPQKAPRYSRAILETLAIIAYRQPVTRGDIEEIRGVGVSSAILKTLVARGWIEAVGHRNVPGKPELFATTAHFLDDLNLRSIEELPPLEEMKSLLESGSENEHLPLEQPEASGH; this is encoded by the coding sequence ATGTCCGTTCGATCAATGCCGCCTGAGTATAGTCAGCCTGAAGTACAGGATTCGCTCAGCCCTGCAAAAACCAGGCAAATTCTGGAAGTAGCCTTGCTTACAACGCAAGAGCCTTTACCGGTCAGCGAATTACGGAAATTATTCAATAACGAGTTAAGTGCTGCGGTCTTGGCGAATTTATTGGAGGAAATCCGCGAACAATGGCGCGATAGCGGCATAGAACTGGTCACTGTGGCCAGCGGCTGGCGCTTTCAGACCAAAGCGGAGATGCAGCCGTATTTGGAACGCTTGACGCCGCAAAAAGCACCGCGTTATTCCCGTGCGATTCTGGAAACACTCGCGATCATCGCTTACCGCCAGCCGGTGACGCGTGGCGATATCGAAGAAATACGGGGTGTCGGTGTTTCCAGCGCGATACTCAAAACACTCGTGGCACGCGGCTGGATTGAAGCGGTTGGACACCGCAATGTGCCGGGAAAACCGGAACTATTTGCCACTACAGCGCATTTTCTCGACGACTTGAATCTGCGCTCGATTGAAGAACTGCCTCCGCTGGAAGAAATGAAATCCTTGCTTGAATCCGGCAGCGAAAATGAGCATCTACCGTTGGAACAACCGGAAGCATCCGGTCATTGA
- a CDS encoding segregation and condensation protein A → MNLVIDVAEPQPVARICGEPLLEIPQDLYIPPDALEVFLDTFQGPLDLLLYLIRKHNLNILDIPMAELTQQYMTYVEMMRVDQLELAAEYLLMTALLIEIKSRMLLPNPKTAVEEEHDPRAELVRRLLEYEQMKTAALRLNQLPQAERDFSIIQVWIEQKRTEQLPHINMDDLRNAWAAILTRAKVNRHHHIKRETLSVRAYMSQVLRDLRGFEQQVEFYDLFSPLATVAEVVVTFLAILELAKELLLEISQSPDSGMIYVRSINAA, encoded by the coding sequence GTGAATCTGGTTATTGATGTTGCAGAACCCCAGCCGGTCGCTAGAATCTGCGGCGAACCGCTGCTGGAAATCCCGCAGGATTTGTATATTCCGCCGGATGCACTGGAAGTTTTTCTGGATACCTTCCAAGGCCCGCTGGACTTACTGCTGTATCTGATCCGCAAGCACAATCTGAATATTCTCGATATTCCGATGGCCGAACTCACGCAGCAATACATGACTTACGTCGAAATGATGCGCGTGGATCAACTGGAGCTGGCGGCCGAATATCTGCTGATGACCGCGCTGCTGATCGAAATTAAATCGCGCATGCTGCTGCCCAATCCCAAGACGGCTGTGGAAGAAGAACACGATCCGCGCGCCGAGCTGGTACGGCGTTTGCTGGAGTACGAGCAAATGAAAACAGCCGCGCTGCGCTTGAATCAATTACCGCAAGCCGAGCGCGATTTCAGCATCATTCAAGTGTGGATAGAACAAAAACGGACCGAGCAATTACCCCATATCAATATGGACGATTTACGTAACGCCTGGGCGGCTATTTTGACGCGCGCCAAAGTCAACCGCCACCATCACATCAAACGCGAAACCCTATCCGTGCGTGCTTATATGAGCCAGGTGCTACGCGATCTGCGCGGGTTTGAGCAGCAAGTTGAATTTTATGACTTGTTCAGCCCCCTGGCCACCGTCGCTGAAGTCGTCGTCACTTTCCTGGCCATTCTGGAACTGGCCAAGGAGTTGCTGTTGGAAATTTCTCAATCTCCCGATAGCGGAATGATTTATGTCCGTTCGATCAATGCCGCCTGA
- a CDS encoding tryptophan--tRNA ligase, with amino-acid sequence MFADRVLSGMRPTGSLHLGHYHGVLKNWVKLQQQYECLFFVADWHALTTHYDTPEIIEQNVWDMVIDWLAAGVDPSQAILFIQSKVPAHAELYLLLSMMTPLGWLERVPTYKDQQEKLSEKDLSTYGFLGYPLLQSADILIYRANRVPVGEDQAPHLEFTREISRRFNHIYGKEPGFEEKAEAAIKKLGSKKSKLYTELRNLYQEQGDEHALEEARSLLNEQQNLSLGDRERLFGYLEGGGKMILTEPETLLTEASRMPGLDGQKMSKSYNNTISLREDPESIRKKVRTMPTDPARVRRSDPGDPAKCPVWQFHLVYSDDKTREWVQRGCKNAEIGCLDCKTPVIDKILAEQAPMYERIKKYEEDPTLVRNIIADGCEKANKLAEETMRDIREAMGLSYS; translated from the coding sequence ATGTTTGCTGATCGCGTTTTATCAGGTATGCGCCCTACCGGCAGCCTGCATTTAGGACATTATCACGGCGTATTAAAAAATTGGGTGAAGTTGCAGCAGCAATACGAGTGCCTGTTTTTTGTCGCCGATTGGCATGCCTTGACAACGCATTACGACACGCCGGAAATCATTGAGCAGAATGTCTGGGACATGGTAATCGACTGGCTGGCTGCCGGTGTGGATCCGTCGCAGGCGATTTTATTCATTCAATCCAAAGTCCCTGCACATGCCGAGCTGTATTTGTTGCTGTCGATGATGACACCGCTTGGCTGGCTGGAACGCGTGCCTACCTACAAAGATCAGCAAGAGAAATTATCCGAGAAGGATCTCAGCACCTACGGTTTTCTCGGTTATCCGCTGCTGCAAAGCGCCGATATTCTGATTTACCGCGCCAACCGGGTTCCGGTCGGCGAAGACCAAGCGCCGCACTTGGAATTTACGCGCGAAATCTCCCGCCGCTTCAACCATATTTATGGCAAGGAGCCGGGGTTCGAAGAAAAAGCGGAAGCTGCGATCAAAAAACTGGGCTCCAAAAAATCCAAACTGTATACCGAGCTGCGCAATTTGTATCAAGAGCAAGGCGATGAGCATGCACTGGAAGAAGCCCGTTCGTTGCTGAATGAACAACAGAATTTAAGCCTGGGCGACCGCGAACGCTTATTCGGTTACCTGGAAGGCGGCGGCAAAATGATTTTGACCGAGCCGGAAACATTGCTGACCGAAGCCTCCAGAATGCCGGGGTTGGACGGTCAAAAAATGTCCAAGTCGTATAACAACACCATTAGTCTGCGCGAAGACCCGGAAAGCATTCGCAAAAAAGTCCGCACCATGCCGACCGATCCGGCGCGCGTGCGGCGCAGCGATCCGGGCGATCCCGCCAAATGCCCGGTATGGCAATTCCACCTGGTGTATTCCGATGACAAAACCCGCGAATGGGTGCAGCGAGGATGCAAGAACGCCGAAATCGGCTGCCTGGATTGTAAAACCCCGGTGATTGACAAAATTCTCGCGGAACAAGCTCCGATGTACGAGCGCATCAAAAAATACGAAGAAGATCCGACACTGGTGCGTAACATCATCGCGGACGGCTGCGAAAAAGCCAACAAGCTGGCGGAAGAGACCATGCGCGACATCCGCGAAGCGATGGGGCTCAGTTATTCCTGA
- a CDS encoding site-2 protease family protein has translation MDEIIQGIAIYALPVILAITMHEAAHGYIAKKFGDLTAFNAGRISLNPARHIDPIGTIIVPLSLFVLSKLTVGAGFLFGWAKPVPVNFANLRHPKHDMLWVAAAGPGANLLMAFFWALMIKLALAMPESSFAKPLALMGIAGIEINIVLMVLNLLPLPPLDGGRMAMSLLPYRLAYQFSRIEPYGFMILLVLLFSGILSTVIGPVILWVKIIIVSIFGLYI, from the coding sequence ATGGATGAGATTATTCAAGGCATTGCCATTTATGCCTTGCCGGTCATTCTGGCCATCACCATGCATGAAGCGGCACACGGCTATATCGCCAAAAAATTCGGCGATCTCACGGCTTTTAACGCCGGTCGCATCAGCCTTAACCCAGCGCGGCACATCGATCCTATCGGCACGATCATAGTACCGCTGTCGTTATTTGTTCTCAGCAAGCTGACTGTCGGCGCGGGATTTTTATTTGGCTGGGCCAAGCCGGTACCGGTTAATTTCGCCAATTTGCGCCACCCGAAGCACGATATGCTGTGGGTCGCCGCCGCCGGGCCCGGCGCCAATCTGTTGATGGCGTTTTTCTGGGCGCTGATGATCAAACTGGCGCTTGCCATGCCCGAGAGCAGCTTTGCCAAACCGTTGGCTTTGATGGGTATCGCGGGAATCGAAATCAACATCGTCCTGATGGTGCTTAATCTGCTGCCGTTGCCACCTTTGGATGGCGGCCGCATGGCCATGAGTCTGCTGCCGTACCGACTGGCTTACCAATTTTCCCGGATTGAGCCTTACGGCTTTATGATATTGCTGGTATTGTTATTCAGCGGTATTTTGAGTACCGTGATCGGACCGGTTATTCTCTGGGTTAAAATCATCATCGTATCCATTTTTGGGTTATATATTTAA